One genomic window of Cercospora beticola chromosome 5, complete sequence includes the following:
- a CDS encoding uncharacterized protein (SMCOG1002:AMP-dependent synthetase and ligase~antiSMASH:Cluster_6) gives MTSRLRTIISRTKAMAQPKEITSLPLPAYIDHLATKDPDRSFAEIVSPSDGSSKTISIKQLSVAIHKAAWWLDERLRHLYLSRTFAYVSSGPDLRYWILMLAGCKTGRLAFFPSPRNDADAQRHLFQRYGCKILLLPQGGSARSDLQSVIEAESLACLEVPDLDYFLSFAPNPYVWHWSPRTIATEPLVGLHSSGTTGLPKPIKIKHGNALAMEKWKQIPDLGHGKIHLCQWSGKRVLVTFPLFHMAAINILMAAIQNQFTVILPPAGPTPPNAQMTADIIDKTRVHVLTSPPSILAEMAADRRMLETLSKLNCVAFGGGPLPEAAGEDIRRRSHIASIMGMTESGILPCEFTEDRDWQYIQFSPVLGIEMRPAADNLFSLFFVRNEACKDYQVAFYTYPERTEYGTGDLYSKHPTKPGLWKWEGRNDDIIVYSTGEKYNPTTMENAINGHSAISAALVCGTGRPNSALLVEPNQHTVDAEAFIEAIWPHVKKVNANSPAHARIMKDMILVTSPRKPLPRAGKGTVQREASVEIYGKELEELYESPIAERKDSKASAFSLSSMPSDTSVSPTRPRSIEFVSSPSSEVAVTSRALVTTTKRSDEQTQIGQPTGRWGDFDTISLARRILEILKDIFGLTVAVDQDIFSAGVDSLGVTTIVRELQRLLSTTDQGRYFIAPKAVYQNPTAIGLAAFLCGDAPEELAAEDQMQRIFEKYTANLPITTRSPLPANHSAKVVVLTGSTGSFGTYLLDALLRDETVAEVICLNRRVNAEEEQARSLIRKGMSANFAKKKTVTFAACDFSRPYLGLNISEYKDFLGRATHILHNAWNVNFNLPLTYFDSPHIQGVRQLVDFSARSKYGAMIFFISSVGAVSSLRQPQGADGRPRPVPEEPIEDWSAASTEGGYGQSKLVAERILATAAKEAGIPCAICRVGQIAGPSPGEGDWQRNEWLPTLVVSSRNMGCLPTSLGSFNNVDWVPIDLAAKIVLDFVGHAGKKLLDSPNQPQIYHAVNPRPTPWQSLLPAVQSSLAVEKTVPFEEWIDKLTRLGDQDINRYPAVKLANFYRSLLAAEEVRLDTLESRRASWALNEMKPVTGDMLRGWIRRWF, from the exons ATGACCTCGCGACTCCGAACCATCATATCTCGGACCAAGGCGATGGCACAACCAAAAGAAATCACCAGCCTGCCACTGCCAGCATACATTGACCATCTCGCGACCAAGGATCCAGATCGATCATTTGCAGAAATCGTAAGTCCCAGCGATGGAAGCTCAAAAACCATTTCCATCAAGCAGCTATCCGTGGCCATCCACAAGGCGGCCTGGTGGCTAGATGAACGTCTGCGACACCTGTACTTGTCAAGAACGTTCGCCTACGTAAGCTCAGGTCCAGACTTGCGATATTGGATCCTGATGCTCGCTGGCTGCAAGACAGGAAGGTTGGCCTTTTTTCCTTCGCCGAGAAACGACGCCGATGCGCAGCGGCACCTCTTCCAAAGATACGGCTGCAAaattctgcttctgccacaAGGCGGTTCCGCAAGATCTGATCTACAAAGCGTTATTGAGGCAGAATCGCTAGCCTGCCTTGAAGTGCCTGATCTTGACTATTTTCTTTCCTTCGCCCCAAATCCGTACGTTTGGCATTGGAGTCCAAGAACTATTGCGACAGAGCCACTCGTGGGCCTGCATTCATCTGGCACCACTGGACTCCCCAAGCCGATCAAGATCAAACATGGCAACGCCCTGGCCATGGAAAAATGGAAACAAATTCCCGACCTGGGTCATGGAAAGATCCATTTGTGCCAATGGTCCGGGAAACGGGTGTTGGTCACATTTCCTCTTTTCCACATGGCAGCAATAAATATACTCATGGCAGCGATTCAAAACCAATTCACTGTGATACTTCCTCCTGCTGGACCAACGCCGCCGAATGCACAAATGACCGCAGACATCATCGACAAGACAAGAGTTCACGTCCTGACCAGTCCTCCTTCCATCTTGGCGGAGATGGCCGCGGATCGAAGGATGCTCGAGACGCTGTCCAAGCTCAATTGTGTAGCATTTGGTGGAGGCCCGTTACctgaagctgctggagaGGATATTCGAAGGCGTTCTCACATCGCCAGTATTATGGGCATGACCGAGTCTGGCATTCTGCCATGTGAATTTACTGAGGATCGGGATTGGCAGTATATACAATTTTCACCGGTTCTGGGAATTGAGATgcgaccagcagcagacaaTCTTTTCAGCCTGTTCTTCGTTCGCAATGAGGCTTGCAAGGACTACCAAGTCGCGTTCTACACTTATCCAGAACGCACTGAGTATGGAACCGGAGACCTCTATTCCAAGCATCCCACCAAACCTGGACTCTGGAAGTGGGAAGGACGAAACGACGACATCATCGTGTACTCTACCGGCGAAAAATACAACCCTACAACAATGGAGAATGCGATCAATGGTCATTCTGCCATCTCGGCTGCTCTCGTCTGTGGGACCGGCCGGCCAAATTCTGCATTGCTAGTGGAGCCAAACCAGCATACAGTCGATGCCGAAGCGTTCATAGAAGCCATCTGGCCGCATGTCAAGAAGGTCAATGCCAACAGCCCGGCCCATGCTCGCATCATGAAGGACATGATCTTGGTCACATCGCCCCGGAAACCTCTCCCGAGAGCTGGCAAGGGTACAGTACAGCGTGAAGCATCAGTTGAAATCTACGGAAAGGAGCTTGAGGAACTGTATGAGAGCCCCATCGCTGAGCGGAAAGATTCCAAAGCGTCCGCATTTTCATTGTCTTCTATGCCAAGCGATACTTCTGTCAGCCCAACACGACCTCGTTCAATCGAGTTTGTCTCCAGCCCAAGCTCTGAAGTTGCGGTCACATCCCGCGCACTTGTCACCACGACCAAGCGCTCTGATGAGCAAACCCAAATTGGGCAGCCTACTGGCCGATGGGGAGATTTTGATACCATCTCATTGGCGCGTCGCATCCTGGAAATCTTGAAAGACATCTTTGGTCTCACTGTCGCTGTCGACCAAGACATTTTTTCTGCTGGTGTAGACTCACTGGGCGTGACGACTATCGTGCGTGAGTTGCAGCGCCTGCTATCGACGACAGATCAAGGTCGGTACTTCATCGCCCCGAAAGCCGTCTATCAGAACCCTACAGCGATTGGCTTGGCGGCCTTCCTGTGCGGCGATGCTCCAGAAGAGCTTGCTGCGGAAGATCAAATGCAGAGGATCTTCGAGAAGTACACGGCCAACTTACCAATCACGACTCGCTCGCCGCTTCCTGCTAACCACTCGGCCAAAGTCGTCGTCTTGACTGGATCTACAGGCTCGTTTGGCACATATCTCTTGGATGCACTGCTTCGCGATGAGACAGTCGCGGAAGTCATCTGCCTGAACCGACGTGTcaatgccgaagaagaacaagctcGATCGCTGATCCGCAAAGGCATGTCTGCAAATTTTGCCAAGAAAAAGACTGTCACTTTCGCCGCCTGCGACTTCTCGCGACCCTATCTCGGCCTCAACATCTCGGAGTACAAGGACTTCCTGGGCCGAGCGACACACATTCTGCACAATGCGTGGAATGTCAACTTCAACCTCCCGCTTACCTACTTTGACAGCCCACATATTCAAGGCGTGAGACAGCTCGTGGACTTCTCCGCTCGTTCAAAGTATGGCGCTATGATCTTCTTCATTTCCTCCGTCGGCGCTGTCTCCAGCCTACGGCAGCCTCAAGGTGCTGATGGCAGACCTCGACCTGTTCCTGAAGAGCCCATTGAAGATTGGTCTGCAGCGTCTACGGAAGGAGGCTATGGACAGTCGAAGCTTGTAGCGGAAAGAATCCTCGCCACTGCTGCCAAAGAAGCAGGTATTCCGTGTGCCATATGCAGAGTTGGTCAGATCGCTGGACCAAGCCCAGGAGAAGGCGATTGGCAGAGAAATGAGTGGCTACCGACACTCGTGGTCTCTTCACGAAATATGGGATGTCTCCCGACGTCCTTGGGCTCTTTCAACAACGTTGACTGGGTACCGATTGATCTTGCTGCAAAGATCGTCCTCGACTTCGTCGGGCATGCAGGAAAGAAATTGCTT GATTCACCAAACCAGCCTCAGATCTATCACGCTGTCAACCCACGACCCACGCCCTGGCAATCTCTCCTCCCCGCTGTGCAGTCTAGCCTCGCTGTCGAGAAGACAGTACCATTTGAGGAATGGATTGATAAGTTGACCAGACTCGGAGATCAGGATATCAATCGATACCCTGCTGTGAAACTTGCCAATTTCTATCGAAGTCTACTGGCAGCTGAGGAAGTGAGATTAGATACACTGGAGAGCAGGCGAGCAAGTTGGGCCTTGAATGAGATGAAGCCAGTCACCGGAGACATGCTGAGGGGTTGGATCCGGAGATGGTTCTGA
- a CDS encoding uncharacterized protein (antiSMASH:Cluster_6), with protein MKRIWSSNAPVAITAEIPSPVKSRRGTVQFVSDVQLDAHEVTVDAFEVELFPGFDYHDSINPYSDEDWVGSISSIMKYMARHQLDCVQSILYGSDTDYENRVTVWLKTNDGANHRSC; from the coding sequence ATGAAGAGGATCTGGTCAAGCAATGCGCCTGTGGCAATCACAGCCGAGATACCATCTCCCGTCAAGAGCCGTCGAGGGACTGTCCAGTTTGTATCAGATGTCCAGCTGGATGCCCATGAGGTGACGGTGGATGCGTTTGAGGTAGAGCTTTTCCCGGGCTTCGATTACCACGACTCCATAAATCCCTACTCCGATGAAGACTGGGTTGGATCCATCTCTTCCATTATGAAGTACATGGCTCGCCACCAGCTGGACTGCGTGCAAAGCATCCTTTATGGCAGCGACACGGACTACGAGAATCGTGTGACAGTATGGTTAAAGACCAATGATGGGGCGAACCATAGATCTTGCTAG
- a CDS encoding uncharacterized protein (antiSMASH:Cluster_6): protein MSYINLHPDINNGFTKGDPNFSGGTLQCHCRSDPVKVQITGNVAHNHACGCSKCWKPDGALFSIVGVVPVDNVKVVANANKLSIIDPNAAIQRNACKQCGVHLYGRIVKDHAFKGLDFIHVELSKEQGWQEPQFAAFVSSIIEQGFDAGKMDQVRSKLKSVGLEPYDCLNPGLMDALASYTAKSKL from the exons ATGTCCTACATCAACCTCCACCCCGACATCAACAACGGCTTCACCAAAGGCGACCCCAACTTCAGCGGCGGAACCCTGCAATGCCACTGCCGCTCCGACCCCGTCAAAGTCCAAATCACCGGAAACGTCGCCCACAACCACGCCTGCGGCTGCTCCAAATGCTGGAAACCCGACGGAgccctcttctccatcgtcgGTGTCGTTCCCGTCGACAACGTCAAAGTCGTAGCCAACGCCAACAAACTCTCCATCATCGACCCCAATGCCGCAATCCAACGCAATGCTTGCAAGCAATGTGGCGTACACTTGTACGGCCGCATTGTGAAGGATCATGCTTTCAAGGGTTTGGATTTCATTCATGTGGAGCTCAGTAAAGAGCAAGGATGGCAGGAGCCGCAGTTTGCGGCTTTTGTGAGCAGTATTATTGAGCAAGGTTTTGATGCGGGTAAGATGGATCAGGTCAGGTCGAAGTTGAAGAGTGTGGGGTTGGAGCCTTATGATTGTTTGAACCCTGGGTTGATGGATGCTCTGGCTTCGTACACGGCTAAGTCAAA GCTGTAG
- a CDS encoding uncharacterized protein (antiSMASH:Cluster_6~SMCOG1138:FAD linked oxidase domain protein~CAZy:AA7), whose amino-acid sequence MLATTLFAAVAFGGYANARVFARQPGQFESCVAQAVGNNAQLYAVPTGANYNTSLNVYNLDHIYTPSAIAFPTSAEQVAALVKCACSSGVAVQSLSGGHSYLNFGLGGQNGSLSIRLANINQTSYDESANRLTFGTGNLLSGLTTALQSANRTAAYSGIGSIGTGGHFAIGGLGPLSRQHGLAADQVVEVEVVTKDGQIVKASEDENEDLFWAVRGAAWSFGIVTSITIDTVPVVSSTSYSYIIPGNASTLASVVSAWQDIVSNENLPREFGSTVYIWEGFVLITGSYFGSQEDLDRVGLDAFTQNAIPTSDALNALDSLNVTAAASLLTILDDAGLLDAIISLPREDIYRIFQGILQILPTIETGNLTAIQQAATATNSTLLGAAFAFLPANTTQALFGNLTSSGVLDLLSNQTTLTELAPLLLNINFTTIVELVDQVEEAGFLQLHGSGSAKLSELFSVLFTSHLPTHFYSKSLKFTEDTLPSTQTTGEVVEYILSNTTDRGTLLWFVIWDLGGGAINDPAQDDTAYWHRDALIWLQSYTVNLAGAVSATQKEFLTQVNEKYQSLVPGVDDSAYAGYVDDALTDPVKSYWGGNVEKLKQIKAKYDSSNIFRNGQSITA is encoded by the exons ATGTTAGCTACCACGCTGTTTGCCGCAGTGGCATTTGGCGGTTATGCCAATGCCAGAGTCTTTGCCCGCCAGCCGGGACAGTTCGAAAGCTGCGTGGCCCAGGCCGTGGGTAACAATGCTCAGCTCTATGCTGTACCAACCGGAGCGAACTACAACACCTCCTTGAACGTCTACAACTTGGACCACATCTACACTCCATCTGCGATCGCTTTCCCAACCAGCGCGGAGCAAGTCGCAGCCTTGGTGAAATGCGCATGCTCATCGGGCGTGGCCGTACAGTCACTGTCCGGAGGACACAGCTACCTG AACTTCGGTTTGGGAGGACAAAACGGCTCGCTTTCGATCCGTCTAGCCAACATTAACCAAACCTCATATGATGAGTCTGCAAACCGACTCACTTTTGGCACTGGAAACCTGCTCTCTGGACTCACCACAGCTCTCCAATCGGCCAACCGCACCGCTGCTTACAGTGGTATCGGTTCTATCGGTACAGGTGGTCACTTCGCTATTGGTGGACTGGGTCCCCTTTCCCGCCAACACGGTCTTGCCGCTGATCAGGTGGTCGAAGTCGAGGTGGTGACAAAGGATGGCCAAATCGTCAAAGCATCTGAGGATGAGAACGAGGACCTTTTCTGGGCTGTACGTGGTGCTGCTTGGTCTTTTGGTATCGTTACCTCGATCACCATCGACACAGTCCCAGTGGTCTCATCGACCTCATACTCGTACATTATCCCAGGTAATGCGTCGACCCTCGCGTCTGTCGTGTCTGCATGGCAGGACATTGTCTCGAACGAGAACTTGCCCCGGGAGTTTGGCTCTACTGTCTACATCTGGGAGGGCTTCGTCCTGATTACTGGATCGTACTTCGGCTCTCAAGAGGATCTTGATCGCGTCGGTCTGGATGCTTTTACCCAGAATGCCATCCCAACGAGCGATGCGCTCAACGCATTGGACTCACTGAATGTCACGGCCGCTGCGAGCCTGCTTACCATCCTCGATGACGCTGGACTCCTCGATGCCATCATCAGTCTCCCACGCGAAGACATCTACCGCATCTTCCAAGGCATCCTCCAGATCCTTCCAACAATCGAGACCGGCAACTTGACAGCGATTCAACAGGCAGCAACTGCCACTAACAGCACTCTCCTTGGTGCTGCCTTCGCTTTCCTGCCCGCCAACACCACTCAAGCCCTCTTTGGCAACCTCACTTCCTCCGGTGTTCTGGACCTTCTCAGCAACCAGACTACGCTCACTGAGCTGGCACCTCTGCTCCTGAACATCAACTTCACGACCATCGTCGAACTCGTAGACCAAGTCGAAGAGGCAGGTTTCCTCCAGCTCCACGGCAGCGGATCAGCCAAGCTTTCCGAGCTCTTCTCCGTCCTCTTCACTTCCCATCTTCCAACTCACTTCTACTCCAAATCCCTCAAATTCACCGAGGACACACTGCCTTCCACTCAGACCACTGGAGAAGTCGTCGAATACATCCTCAGCAACACCACCGACCGCGGCACGCTTCTCTGGTTCGTCATCTGGGATCTTGGTGGAGGAGCAATCAACGACCCAGCTCAAGATGATACTGCATACTGGCACCGTGACGCTTTGATCTGGTTGCAAAGCTACACTGTCAATCTCGCTGGAGCGGTCAGTGCTACACAGAAGGAATTCTTGACCCAGGTCAACGAGAAGTATCAGTCCCTGGTTCCAGGTGTCGATGATAGTGCTTATGCTGGTTACGTTGATGATGCGCTTACGGACCCGGTCAAGAGCTACTGGGGAGGTAAtgtggagaagctgaagcagatCAAGGCGAAGTATGACAGCAGTAACATTTTCCGCAATGGACAGAGTATTACGGCATAA
- a CDS encoding uncharacterized protein (CAZy:GH35~antiSMASH:Cluster_5), translating to MLFGKLCQAVLLSAAAVQTAALAVGGKPNMLIKPYKRNEPLQDIVTWDEHSLFVHGKRVLFYSGEFHPFRLPVPGLWLDVFQKIRALGYNGVSVYWDWALLEGKQGDFSAEGVFALEPFFAAAQQAGIYVLARPGPYINAEVAGGGFPGWLARSPAKLRTRDPRFLEATDNYVASMSRIISRAQITNGGPVILLQPENEYSQAVEDTPEFPDSVYWQYIEDQYRKNGIVVPMISNDAYPHGYFAPGPPPLYNATIDIYGHDNYPLGFDCANPEVWPDNALPRQWGDLHRNQSPSTPYSVIEFQGGAFDPWGGLGFAQCAELVNSAYQRVFYKNMYSFGVTIFNIYMTYGGTNWGNLGHPGGYTSYDYGAVITEERLVSREKYSQAKLQASFLSASPAYLTAVAQDNDYANGSYTGNGDIATTALLGDKTNFYVVRHASYNTNESTSYSITLPTSQGNITIPQLDGQLTLNGRDSKVYVTDYDVGGRNLLYSTAEIFTWKAYGNQRVLVVYTGPNELNELAFSDCGHARLVEGPDVTIQNKNGATVLSFQTNPEKRVVNFGRGLTLYILDRNSAYNYWVADSGPTPDPSAPIIEAGYLIRNATVEGDALHLVGDLNTTTPIKVIGGAPRALSKLTFNGKEINFKQSRAGVVSATAEYEKPSYTVPDLATADWKVLDTLPEVQESYDDSQWLNADLTYSNNTNRNLTTPTSLYASDYGYHTGTLIFRAHFTASGNESTVFLWTQGGSAFGHSVWLDGTFVGSFVGADLYSNTNATYNLPATTAGKDTVLTILLDNQGLDQNGEAGATTMKRPRGVLDFALAGHQKSDVKWKVQGNLGGESYRDRARGPRNEGGLYAERQGYHLPGAPIDSWKSSGGPAEGLSAPGVAFYATNFDLDFPVGYDIPLAFSFNNATSNGTSGSGNQTTVAYRAQIYVNGYQFGKYVHNIGPQDVFPVPEGIFNHRGSNYVAVSLWALDQGGAKIDGLRLVAGPEIQTGYGSVEASPQPGWEEREGAY from the exons ATGTTGTTTGGCAAGCTATGTCAGGCAGTCTTGCTGTCTGCTGCGGCAGTCCAGACTGCCGCCCTGGCAGTCGGCGGCAAGCCTAATATGCTCATCAAGCCCTACAAAAGGAATGAGCCTTTGCAAGATATCGTGACGTGGGACGAA CACTCGCTTTTTGTCCATGGCAAGCGTGTCTTGTTCTACTCGGGAGAGTTCCATCCATTCCGCCTACCGGTTCCAGGTCTGTGGCTAGACGTCTTCCAAAAGATCCGAGCTCTCGGCTACAATGGTGTCTCCGTCTACTGGGATTGGGCACTACTTGAAGGCAAGCAAGGTGACTTCTCAGCTGAAGGAGTCTTTGCTTTGGAGCccttctttgctgctgcacaACAGGCTGGCATCTACGTTCTTGCCCGACCAGGACCATATATCAATGCTGAGGTAGCAGGTGGAGGCTTTCCAGGCTGGCTAGCACGTAGCCCGGCAAAGCTCAGGACAAGAGATCCGCGATTCCTCGAAGCCACCGACAATTATGTTGCGAGCATGTCGAGAATCATTTCGAGGGCGCAGATCACCAACGGTGGGCCTGTCATCTTGCTTCAGCCTGAGAATGAGTACTCGCAGGCTGTGGAAGATACGCCCGAGTTTCCTGACTCTGTATATTG gCAGTACATCGAGGATCAATACAGAAAAAATGGCATCGTTGTACCGATGATCAGCAACGATGCGTACCCACACGGCTACTTCGCACCCGGCCCTCCCCCTCTCTACAATGCTACCATCGACATTTACGGACACGACAATTATCCCCTTGGCTTTGACTGCGCCAACCCGGAAGTCTGGCCCGATAACGCCTTGCCTAGACAATGGGGCGACTTGCATCGCAACCAGAGCCCAAGTACACCGTATTCAGTCATTGAGTTCCAAGGCGGTGCCTTTGATCCATG GGGTGGCCTTGGGTTTGCACAATGTGCCGAACTCGTCAACTCCGCATACCAGAGAGTGTTCTACAAGAACATGTACAGTTTCGGAGTCACCATATTCAATATTTACATGA CTTACGGCGGAACGAACTGGGGCAATCTAGGCCATCCCGGTGGCTATACTTCCTACGACTACGGTGCCGTCATCACCGAGGAGCGACTGGTATCGAGGGAGAAATACTCTCAGGCCAAGCTTCAAGCAAGTTTCCTCTCCGCCTCGCCGGCATATTTGACGGCTGTGGCTCAGGACAATGATTATGCGAACGGTTCCTACACTGGGAATGGCGACATCGCTACAACGGCTTTGCTGGGTGACAAAACGAACTTCTATGTTGTCAGACATGCCTCTTATAACACCAATGAGTCAACATCCTACAGCATCACGCTTCCAACGAGTCAAGGCAACATTACGATTCCTCAACTGGACGGACAGCTGACATTGAATGGCCGGGACTCCAAGGTCTATGTCACCGACTACGACGTTGGTGGACGCAACTTGCTTTACTCCACTGCCGAAATTTTCACCTGGAAGGCGTACGGCAACCAGCGCGTTCTGGTGGTCTACACCGGGCCCAACGAGCTCAATGAGCTAGCCTTCTCGGATTGTGGGCATGCGAGATTGGTTGAAGGACCTGACGTGACAATTCAGAACAAGAATGGTGCGACTGTCCTGAGCTTCCAGACCAACCCCGAAAAGCGTGTTGTCAATTTCGGTCGTGGCCTGACGCTTTACATTCTCGACCGCAACAGCGCCTACAACTACTGGGTGGCGGACTCAGGTCCTACTCCCGACCCATCTGCGCCTATCATTGAAGCTGGATATCTGATTCGTAACGCGACTGTCGAAGGCGATGCACTCCATCTGGTCGGCGATCTCAACACTACTACTCCCATCAAAGTGATCGGTGGCGCTCCGCGAGCACTTTCGAAGTTGACTTTCAACGGCAAGGAGATCAACTTCAAGCAATCCCGTGCTGGCGTTGTGTCTGCAACAGCCGAGTATGAGAAGCCGAGCTATACAGTACCTGACTTGGCTACTGCAGACTGGAAAGTACTCGACACGCTACCAGAAGTCCAAGAAAGCTATGACGATAGCCAGTGGCTAAATGCAGACCTGACATACAGCAACAACACTAATCGAAATCTTACGACTCCGACATCGTTGTACGCGAGTGACTACGGGTACCACACTGGCACCTTGATCTTCCGAGCACACTTTACTGCATCAGGAAATGAGTCTACTGTCTTCCTGTGGACTCAAGGTGGTTCCGCTTTCGGCCACTCTGTGTGGCTCGATGGCACTTTCGTGGGTTCTTTCGTCGGCGCAGATCTATACAGCAATACCAACGCCACATACAACTTGCCTGCCACGACAGCTGGAAAAGACACCGTGTTGACGATACTTCTGGACAACCAAGGGCTTGACCAGAATGGTGAGGCTGGAGCGACGACCATGAAGAGGCCTCGAGGAGTCCTGGACTTTGCTCTTGCTGGCCACCAGAAGTCTGACGTGAAATGGAAAGTTCAAGGAAACCTTGGTGGCGAGTCGTACAGAGATCGTGCACGTGGGCCTCGCAACGAAGGCGGACTTTACGCTGAACGACAAGGCTACCACCTTCCAGGCGCACCAATCGACAGCTGGAAGTCAAGTGGCGGCCCAGCTGAAGGTCTCTCAGCCCCAGGTGTCGCGTTCTACGCCACAAACTTTGATCTGGACTTCCCTGTCGGTTACGACATTCctctcgccttctccttcaacaaTGCTACTTCCAACGGAACCTCTGGATCGGGCAATCAGACTACTGTGGCATACCGTGCTCAAATTTACGTTAATGGCTATCAGTTCGGCAAGTACGTGCATAACATTGGCCCTCAAGATGTCTTCCCGGTGCCGGAAGGTATCTTCAACCACCGTGGCAGTAACTATGTGGCGGTGAGCCTCTGGGCGCTCGACCAGGGTGGTGCCAAGATTGATGGACTCAGGCTTGTTGCAGGACCTGAGATTCAGACTGGATATGGCTCTGTTGAGGCAAGTCCGCAACCGGGCTGGGAGGAGCGCGAAGGGGCGTATTGA